In Trichocoleus sp., the DNA window ATCGCTCATGGAGCAATTGCAGACTCAGGGCTATACGGTTCGGTTACGAGATGATCTGGAAGATGATACGGGCAGAAAGGTTTATGAAGTTTCGAAGGATGAGGAAACTCAGTTTCTAAGTATTCTATCGGCGCTGGATTTGGGCAGAACAGTCTATGTTTTGGCAGCGAAACCTGTGACCTTATCAGACTTGCAGCAGAATTGAGAGCAGGGAGACAAGGGATGGCAAGCTCAGGTTGCTACTGAGTCCGGAAAGAGGCGGAGTTCAGTTTTAGGCAGTGTTGCAGTGATGCTTGCGCCGACCGGAAGAATGATTTCAGCCAGAGTACGGGCAATCAGCATTTGTCCACTTGGGGTTTGCAGACAGTAACGATACTCGCGTCCTAGAAATTGCCGATCGCGCACAATTAATGCTCCAGCCGGATCTGGACGAAGAATGAGATCTTCCTGACGAATCATCAGTTCAGCCCGATCGCCTTGGTTCAAACGGTTCAGGTCAGGATGCCCTGGAATGGTTTGGGCAAGCGGAACATCTCCCAGTTCGGTCTGCCATCGATTGTCCTGGCGAACCGCAGGCAGAAAGTTTGCTTGGGTCACGAATTCAGCTACGAAGCGAGATTGCGGTTCTTGATACAGCAGTTCGGGCGTGTCAATCTGTTCAAGATGCCCCTGACGCATCACAGCAACATGATCTGCGATCGAGAGTGCTTCTTCCTGGTCATGGGTGACAAAGATAGCCGTTGTGCCTGCGGCTTTGAGGATATCGCGGAGTTCTTGTCTGAGACGTAATCTCACCTGAACATCTAAATTGCTCAGGGGTTCATCGAGTAAGACGAGTGACGGGAAGGGGGCTAAAGCTCTCGCCAAAGCAACTCGCTGCTGCTGTCCTCCCGATAGTTGATGCGGATAACGTTGCTCCATCCCAGACAAACCGACCAGAGCGATCGACTCTTTGACTCGCTGCTGCACGATCGCGGCGGGCTTCTGGCTGTTCTGCAAGCCAAATGCCACATTCTGAGCCACCGTTAGATGTGGAAAGAGGGCGTAATCCTGAAACACCATGCCAACGCTGCGCCGTTCTGGAGGAACCCAGGCACCTTCACCAGCAACCTGCCGTTGGGCAATGGTAATCGTGCCTGTTTGGGGCTGTTCAAATCCGGCAATCAATCGCAGCAGGGTCGTTTTTCCACAGCCTGATGGTCCCAGCAGTGCCAGTAAATTCCCCGGATGCAGGCTCAAACTCACGGATGCAACTGCAGGTAAAAGATGGGGTGCAAACTGACGAGTGACACGATCGATCTGCAAAACGGGGACAGACTGCGAGACAGAAAGAGAGGACATTGAAAAAACTCAACCTTCAGTATTGGGAGATTGGCATTGGAAGGAGACATCCTAGACTCTATAGTTTAAAGGGTCAATGCAAGTAATTCTCATTAGTCTCGAATTTAGTGTCTGCCAAATCTGCCTCCTCTCCAACTACCCTTTCCATTTCCTGTGCCCGGTTACTGCCTGGCGGCTGGACGATCGCCGTTCTGCTAATTGCCCTGTTGATTGCCACCCCAATTCTGGTGGTTTTTAGCAGCCTCTTTGTCGATTCTCGCGAAGTCTGGAGTCATTTGATCGAGACAGTATTGCCTCGCTATATCGCCAATTCCTTCTGGCTCATGTTGGGTGTGGGAGCGGGTGTTGTGGCGATCGGCGTTAGCACGGCTGCACTCGTCACATTCTGTCGGTTTCCGGGAAGTCGCTGGATGGAGTGGCTGTTGCTGCTGCCGCTGGCAGTTCCGGCTTATCTGCTGGCCTACGTTTACACCGAACTGCTGGAATTTTATGGGCCTGTGCAAACGACGCTCCGAAGTTTGTTTGGCTGGACAGAAGTTGGAGAATACTGGTTTCCGCCCATTCGATCGCTCGGGGGCGCGATTGTTTTGTTCAGTTTGGCGTCCTACCCCTACGTTTATCTTCTAGCAAGGGTCGCTTTTCAAGAGCAGTCAATTTGTACGCTGGAGGCGAGCCGATCGTTGGGCTGTAGCCCCTGGCGCAGTTTTCTCAAGGTGGCTCTGCCGCTGGCTCGTCCGGCGATCGTTGCGGGGCTGGCTCTGGCGCTGATGGAAACCCTAAGCGACTTCGGCACAGTGCAATATTTTGCAGTTGATACCTTTACAGTGGGCATTTATCGCACCTGGTTTGGCATGGGTGAGCGAACTGCTGCTACCCAGCTCTCTGCCTTATTACTGGCTTTTGTGCTGGTCCTCCTGACTTTGGAGCAAAGGTCGCGTCAAAAAAATCGCTACTATCAAACTTCGAGCCGCTATCAACGATCGACGCCTCATTTGCTGAAAGGCTGGCGATCGATCCTGGCGTTGCTGGTCTGTAGTTTGCCCGTCCTGCTGGGATGCT includes these proteins:
- a CDS encoding ABC transporter ATP-binding protein, which translates into the protein MSSLSVSQSVPVLQIDRVTRQFAPHLLPAVASVSLSLHPGNLLALLGPSGCGKTTLLRLIAGFEQPQTGTITIAQRQVAGEGAWVPPERRSVGMVFQDYALFPHLTVAQNVAFGLQNSQKPAAIVQQRVKESIALVGLSGMEQRYPHQLSGGQQQRVALARALAPFPSLVLLDEPLSNLDVQVRLRLRQELRDILKAAGTTAIFVTHDQEEALSIADHVAVMRQGHLEQIDTPELLYQEPQSRFVAEFVTQANFLPAVRQDNRWQTELGDVPLAQTIPGHPDLNRLNQGDRAELMIRQEDLILRPDPAGALIVRDRQFLGREYRYCLQTPSGQMLIARTLAEIILPVGASITATLPKTELRLFPDSVAT
- a CDS encoding iron ABC transporter permease → MSAKSASSPTTLSISCARLLPGGWTIAVLLIALLIATPILVVFSSLFVDSREVWSHLIETVLPRYIANSFWLMLGVGAGVVAIGVSTAALVTFCRFPGSRWMEWLLLLPLAVPAYLLAYVYTELLEFYGPVQTTLRSLFGWTEVGEYWFPPIRSLGGAIVLFSLASYPYVYLLARVAFQEQSICTLEASRSLGCSPWRSFLKVALPLARPAIVAGLALALMETLSDFGTVQYFAVDTFTVGIYRTWFGMGERTAATQLSALLLAFVLVLLTLEQRSRQKNRYYQTSSRYQRSTPHLLKGWRSILALLVCSLPVLLGCLLPAIVLIQLALTHLTQNFSQRFWQLASHSLIVSGLTAAIGVILALILAYGLRLRPGRGMSFAVRMAALGYAVPGTVIAVGVLVPLGGLDNAIDAWMKSTFGLSTGLLLSGTIVALLFAYLVRFLSIAFGSVESSLIRIKPNLDEAARSLGYSPAQTLARVHAPLMGGGLLTAALLVFVDVMKELPATLIVRPFNFDTLAIEVYKLASDERLAEAAAPALAIVAVGMIPVALLSRQVGRSGARG